CGCCGACGGTGGCCGTGTCGGCGCCGCTGCAGCGCGAGATCGTCGACTGGGACGAGTTCGTCGGCCGCTTCGAGGCGGTGGACGAGGTCGAGGTGCGCCCGCGCGTCTCGGGCTACGTCCGCTCGATCCATTTCCGCGACGGCGACCTGGTCCGGAAGGGCCAGCTGCTGTTCGTCATCGACCCCCGGCCGTACGAGGCGGCCCTGGCCCAGGCCCGCGCCGAGGTGCGGCAGGCTGAGGCCCAGGCGGCCCGGGCCAAGCTGGAGCTGGAGCGGGCGCAGAAGTTGCTGGAGACGGGCTTCGTCAGCCGGGCGGTCCACGACGCGCGGCTGGCCGAGGCGCGGTCCGCCGAGGCGGCGGTGGGCGCGGCGCGCGCCGCCGAGCAGGCGCGGGCGCTGGACGTCTCGTTCACCCGCGTGACCTCGCCGATCTCGGGCCGGGTGTCGGACCGGCGGGTGAGCGTGGGCAACCTGGTCGCCGCCGAGGGCGCCGAGCCGACCCTGCTGACCACGGTGGTCTCGCTGGACCCGATCCGCTTCGCCTTCACGGGCTCGGAGAGCGTCTACCTGAAGTACCAGCGGCAGAACCGCGACGGCTCGCGGCCCAGCTCGCGCAGCGCGGCCAATCCGGTGGAGATCCAGCTGCAGGACGAGACCGGCTACGCCTGGCGCGGGCGGATGGACTTCGTGGACAACGCCCTCGACACCGGCTCGGGCACGATCCGCGGCCGGGCGATCGTGCCCAACCCCGACCTGTTCCTGACCCCGGGCATGTACGGCCGGATGCGGCTGCTGGGCTCGGGCGCCTATCCCGCGCTGCTGGTCCCGGACGCGGCGGTGATGACCGACCAGTCGGACAAGATCGTGCTGGTGGTGGCGAGCGGGAACGTCGTCCAGCCCCGCAAGGTGGAGCTGGGCCCGCTGGTCGACGGCCTGCGGGTCGTGCGCGCCGGGCTGGAGGCGGGCGACCGGGTGGTCGTCGAGGGCCAGCAGCGGGTGCGTCCGGGAATGAAGGTCGTGCCGCAGCCGGGCCGGATCGTGGCCCAGGCGCCGACCGCGCCGCGCCCGGATGTCGTCTCTCCCCCGGCCGCCCAGGCCACCGCCGCCGCCAACGCGGAGTAGGCCCGTGCGTTTCTCCAGGTTCTTCATCGACCGGCCGATCTTCGCGGCCGTGATCTCGATCATCATCGTGCTGGTGGGGGCCTTCGCCTATCCCACCCTGCCGGTGGCGCAGTATCCCGAGATCGCCCCGCCCACCATCACGGTGACGGCGGTCTATCCGGGCGCCTCGGCCGAGGTGATCGCCGACACCGTGGCGACGCCCTTGGAGCAGGAGATCAACGGCGTCGAGGACATGCTCTACATGTCCTCCTCGTCCACCTCGGACGGGCGGCTGACGATCACCATCACCTTCAAGCTGGGGACGGACCTGAACGCCGCCCAGGTGCTGGTGCAGAACCGGGTCGCCTCGGCCGAGGCGCGCCTGCCCGAGGAGGTGCGCCGCCTGGGCGTGGTCACCCGCAAGGCCTCGCCCGACCTGCTGATGGTGATCCACCTCTATTCGCCGGACGGCTCGCGCAGCCCCGAATACATCTCGAACTACGCGACGCTGCAGCTGCGCAACCAGCTCGCCCGGCTGGAGGGCGTGGGCGACGCCCAGATCTTCGGCGCGCGCGACTACGCCATGCGGGTCTGGATCGACCCGGACAAGGCCGCCGCCCACAACCTGACCGCCGGCGAGATCGTGCAGGCCCTGCGCGGGCAGAACGTGCAGGTGGCCGCGGGCACGGTCGGCGCGCCGCCGTTCTCGGACGCGGGCGCGGCCTTCGAGCTGAACGTCAGCACCCAGGGGCGCCTCGTGGCGCCCGAGCAGTTCGAGGACGTGGTGATCCGCGCCGACGGGCCGCAGATCGTGCGGGTCCGCGACGTGGCGCGGGTCGAGCTGGGCGCCCAGGACTACAACGTCAACGCCTACCTCGACCGCGGCCAGAAGGCGGTGGTCATCGGCATCAGCCAGCGGCCGGGCTCGAACGCGCTGTCCACCGCCGACGGCGTGCTGGAGACCATGAAGACGGCGGCCGAGAGCTTCCCGCCGGGCCTGGCCTACACCGTCATCTACAACCCCACCGAATACGTCGCCGAGAGCATCAAGGAGGTCCGCAAGACCCTGCTGGAGGCGGTGGTGCTGGTGGTGCTGGTGGTGGTCGTGTTCCTGCAGACCTGGCGGGCCGCGATCATCCCGGTGCTGGCGATCCCGGTCTCGCTGATCGGGGCGTTCCTGGTGATGGCGGGTTTCGGCGCCTCGCTGAACAACCTGTCGCTGTTCGGCCTGGTGCTGGCGATCGGCATCGTCGTCGACGACGCCATCGTGGTGGTCGAGAACGTCGAGCGGAACCTGGCCGCCGGCATGACGCCCAAGGAGGCGGCCTACAAGACCATGGAGGAGGTGGGCGGGGCGCTGATCGCCATCGCCCTGGTGCTGACCGCGGTGTTCGTGCCGACGGCCTTCATCACCGGCATCTCGGGCCAGTTCTACCGCCAGTTCGCCCTGACCATCGCCAGCGCGACGCTGATCTCGTGCCTGGTGTCGCTGACGCTCTCGCCGGCCATGGCGGCGCTGCTGCT
The Phenylobacterium zucineum HLK1 genome window above contains:
- a CDS encoding efflux RND transporter periplasmic adaptor subunit — its product is MQGPPTVAVSAPLQREIVDWDEFVGRFEAVDEVEVRPRVSGYVRSIHFRDGDLVRKGQLLFVIDPRPYEAALAQARAEVRQAEAQAARAKLELERAQKLLETGFVSRAVHDARLAEARSAEAAVGAARAAEQARALDVSFTRVTSPISGRVSDRRVSVGNLVAAEGAEPTLLTTVVSLDPIRFAFTGSESVYLKYQRQNRDGSRPSSRSAANPVEIQLQDETGYAWRGRMDFVDNALDTGSGTIRGRAIVPNPDLFLTPGMYGRMRLLGSGAYPALLVPDAAVMTDQSDKIVLVVASGNVVQPRKVELGPLVDGLRVVRAGLEAGDRVVVEGQQRVRPGMKVVPQPGRIVAQAPTAPRPDVVSPPAAQATAAANAE